In Babylonia areolata isolate BAREFJ2019XMU chromosome 10, ASM4173473v1, whole genome shotgun sequence, the following proteins share a genomic window:
- the LOC143286491 gene encoding uncharacterized protein LOC143286491, translated as MSAPTPSAWERFGTFCNALGKALSWTLNSLDNGSMWAIENLLLPVSMIHFHWVVIPVFWYLLYPVGYGVLCCVGLIWSWNINCVLRLTGTYEHVMGTAPKTTGNGVTASKTRDVRDNPGAAAGPRRSQAIDQSLAG; from the coding sequence ATGTCTGCTCCTACTCCGTCAGCCTGGGAAAGGTTCGGCACATTCTGCAACGCCTTGGGGAAGGCGCTCAGCTGGACTCTAAACTCCCTGGACAATGGCTCAATGTGGGCCATTGAGAACCTGCTGCTCCCAGTCAGCATGATACATTTCCACTGGGTGGTAATCCCTGTCTTCTGGTACTTGCTGTACCCCGTAGGGTACGGTGTACTATGCTGCGTGGGGTTGATCTGGAGTTGGAACATCAACTGCGTGCTACGCTTGACCGGAACCTACGAACATGTCATGGGCACAGCCCCGAAGACAACAGGAAATGGAGTGACAGCTTCCAAGACACGTGATGTCCGTGACAACCCAGGCGCAGCAGCAGGTCCCCGCCGCTCCCAGGCGATTGATCAGTCACTTGCCGGCTAG